From Rhopalosiphum padi isolate XX-2018 chromosome 2, ASM2088224v1, whole genome shotgun sequence:
TCCTATTCCTAACATCTTgactagaaaataaaaaattcacagcctaaataaaacgataaatataaatttattataaattatagctagTCAATGTActcaatataggtaggtattaggtagtagccagtaggtaccaTATTATGTCAAGGAGACGACGGATCAAGGCGCCTGCGGAAAGATTGAGGCTGGCGTTCGGCAGAATGGTGCCGATGGTGGAGACGATATTCGGGCAGAAGGAGGTTGCAGAGCGCGTCAGGCAGACAAGAGGAAGACGGGTAGATTAATTATGGTTAATTCTGTGGGCTGAAAGCCAGCTATTCAGGTTGGTTGAGGCCCCCATGGCCCCATCTATATGTATAACGTTTTTATAAGTTGGTGAGTAAGTGATACAGGACCGGGTGACAAACAGTTCCCATCTGTTCCTTGTTTTTAGTAAGAAAAAAAGCCAAAAGGTACTAGGTAAAGGTAAtaagtacaattatattatgaccAAGGCTGTGAATtttatgcatttgcatgttaTTTTTGCTATACCGTATAATAAAATGGATTCAGCCAAATTTTGTTTCGACTAATTTATAGTTCAAATACAAAatcttattttgcatatttcatgGTTTAGGGCTTATAAATGCatgttttaacgatttttttacaaaaatgcttttttttcgtgctattctatttttaatcggGTATTAAACGTGTATTATTGACTAGGTATTGCACTCTtgaagattaaattaatttattgatttcaacAAGTACATAACAGATGAAAAAAATCGTTGAAtgcaataactattttaaaggtataaaatatataattttaagtagaaacataatattctattttaagcatatattttttatagattttgtaTACAACGAGGATCAAGACTAGTCAAGCCCAATAAGTCATATACTCATGCAAGCATAccaatttgtaatattactaatatttaaactgaaattaataaaaaataagaataaaagttaaattttaatagtttttttgcatatttttgaagaataagatcatattttaagaatttttagaacatatttaaatattttgtcaatttttcGTGCATAAATACatgcatatttaatagtttttaagtgcATTAAATTCATAGCCTTGATTATGACgttttgaaaaaagtaaaaacctaaCCTTATTTGGATGCACTTaccatagttataatttataaacttatatattatatactatcttTAATAAGACTTTACAAACTCCTGGAGTCTGCAATTGACATTTTGAACAAAACATACACACGTCTGACACCTACAGGTTTATAGCGGATAATAGATGAAACATTGAAACACTAAGGAAAAGAATCTATATACTTACACATCAGTCATCAATTAACGtcagttatatacctatataatacatacaacataggtaataatattatccaaaaCTAAAAAGGGCAGTTTGAGTTTGGTCGTTACTCGTTACTCGTTTGAAAATTTATCATAGTACGTTTGAATCGTTTGATAaagtggttttaaaatattttttttttattttatattttttattatattatacgggaTGGACCCATTTGGCATTTTTACAAGACATATTGTAcagtttacattttaatttacatttaagatagttagtagttatattataacaaagaagaaatataaaatattatacagagaGAACTTAAAGTAGAAAAGAGGGATCAGCATTGGCGTTCCTCATTAACCTGCGTAATGGCTCGTTAGTAAATCGTTtgttaatattgtgttattttgggcaatattttttaacattcatcGATTCGTCACATGGGGTATACAGTCATACAGAGTAGGTAGCTCTGCTACCCTATTGACTGGGAGCAAACACATGTTTTGGTGGCATATAACTACTTTATACTTGCAATTTActgcatttattaatttttccgtataaaaattttaaaaataaagttaatatatgCAAAAGTACACGTCtagttcaaaaatataagaataaatataaaaaaatctaaacaaaAGAATTAACttggtaggtacctacgtcatatattttttcatattatttcatttaatgctACTTTTGCAATTCATCGTAATACTTGAATTTTATAGCTTCTAAATTGCTAGGTGGTTATATCCGATTTAATGTGCAAACATTtgaaacataaacaataaacattatgcTCTAGCCTTCACAAACGTTATTTGTAGAGTGTTTCATCGGAGTGTTTGAATACCTACACTAGCTAcctaaataggtacttaatattattttcctttttttgtcTAATTTGaacttgttatttaaatttaaactgtttGCCCTGATTTATAGAATTGAAATTACAGAGAATGCAAAATtgaacttaattataataatccgtCTCCATTGACTCCATTCCACTTTAATTATACTGATATGAGCACCATCCTGTCCATCCAATATCAACCTATGTTGGTTGAAATAATAAGCTAATTATCTAGTTGTACTACTGAATTTATTACCatagctaaatataatatattaggtcgTATTATTACTTTAGATGGGCCGTATACGGTATACATTTCAACATTTGATGTCCGATCACCATACGTCGTGTTGTGCAACTGAACAAGCACGACAAATCGACAAAATAGATCAAAATCATCTATTTTATCATGTGACATGTGGTACAGCAAGCAACGAATAGCAATAACTAATATTGTACTAAACAACTAAACTactaatgtattttaatgtggTCGTTTACGGCAGATGACTGTCGATGTGGcacgtataatatgattatatggtCGACACACGTGTGTCGTGTACAAGAAATCGGAAACTCGTTTTCcgggtaggtacctattttaagaACACAGGGTCACTGCGGCGTAGTCATATTCATATTCGTGTCAATAATACGAATCCGACGATACACAAGGTCGCGAGGGCGTAGATTTAATGTGTATAAGATACTTGCACCGTCCTGGTGTAACCTGCAGTGCACACCCttcacaacataatattattatgtaaaaacgtatattttacggttttattttattaataagtaaatgaCCTAACACGGTcagtaaattaaatgaatataataaataaataaattatttattatcaagtgTGCCGATTACCGAATACCGAGTGTGCAATTTCGCTGCAGACTAAATAATAGaaccaaaatattatgataggtTGTAGCCGTTGTAGGTACCTTAATTTATAAATCCAACTCGCAGGAATGCAGGATGTTAAGATAttactttaaatgtataattcaacAATTTATTGTCTGTTttatatatgaacattttatccTACATGCGTTGTGTTtactttgtttaattattaaaatttgttattataataataaatattagatcgaAATCCACGTccagtataatatagaatatagtatGGTTTGTAGCCACGTCtttgcattaaataataatatactaatatggaATCTAGGTCAAAATATTCAAGgaaaaaatatccaaatttaaaaatttagaaaaatgcttttataaataaacactaatattttaaaatcaaaataatataactatatttttaaataaaattaactcaatgctcaaatataaaattataaaattgcaagagaatagaatattttaaaaagacaaATTTTGTGAGtagattttgtatatatataatatgtgcgtgttcgatatttttgtattcttcTAAGTTCTAGGATATTTCATCCCCGACGTAaatcgattataataatttttaatgatttttaaaacattatttactatttagtattttagttacattttaatagaaagaaaatactattaagtttgaaaattaatttaatattagttcaTTACCTATTCAATATACCAGATTTTCAATTCCAAGCAAATAGATGAGTTATTGCGAACTAGCTATAGAGACATAGAGTGGTTGTTTCTGTGTAATCTTATTCTTAGGTCATCATCTTAATCATGTTAGTTTTAGAACACATTATTGCTATTCCTGATACATTATTCTTTCTAGTTTCTTCATTGAGCAGTGAGCACTGCACCATAAACGATTTCTGTAACCGACCAatctgttatgaattatgatgcgTCCTACAAATAATGACttgtaatttctattttttatttaattaatataataaataataatatacataatttgtatacatctgtttaaacttgtattttataatgtaataatgtatatatttgatttgtaaGTTATCTATTTTgggatgtaaataaataaataatttcttggccgttctaatttaatttttttattatatatacatacaattccATAGTTAAAACTATTATGTGACAAACCATCCATATACCTCTAACACAAATAGTCTGGATAGAAATTAACAACTTAATTACTTAACAGTTAACATAGGCTTAAAGTATCTAAGAAGGTAGGACGTTAACGGCGTCTGCATACATGATGTCATGCGACATGTCAGTGGCTTACAGATTACGCTGCATGCGTCGTTTgtgcttataatattgtataatatacaatacgattatataattttgagaaTTCTCAACTGTTTtgaataaactttattaaatcatttgtaTTTCGTTTAACCGTCTGAAACGACCTTCCTTAGTTCTATGATCTTTCCCAACCTTGAGTTTTTCGTTATTCGAGTAGGTATTCAGATTATAATAGGTACGCTTAATCatttagtttatagtatattccCATCTGAATTATGTGCTAGGGAATAAAAATTGTCAACACGGCCACAGTGCCACATTATCCACAAGtcgataggtacatataaatataaatatacaatagtagTTTGTCAATGTCAGTATAGCtggaaatacaattaatactattgaactataatgcattttattaccgaaccaatataaacaatttcaaaacacaaagcaacaatattaatattatctttgaacataggtatatagtaaaattaaaaaactgcaGAATAAAATTCAGTATACGGTAGGTATTGTTGTAAACATCTGTATATTTGTGTTTagttaagtaaattatgtaattgttgaataatattgtCTGTAATTGTGTAACTATAGTATTGTactgaaaactaaaaaaaaaaaaaatcagatttgAGTTCGGTCAGTTCGGATGTTTAGGAATTTTCTAGtactattgtttataatatgtgtccATAAATGGCTGTATAGTGTAATTAgtgtatatggtatattatactatatattatcattaaagtcATATGCCTGAAACTTGAAAGTTTAGAACACCAGTACACCACCGTAGTGTAGTTGCTCCATATACGcagtattgaataatattttgatcagaTTCGCGTAGTGTACTTACACAATTATTTAGACCGAATTATTTcgcttcaaaaataaaatattaattgataaaaatttaatactgcCACGAGTAGCATTGAGCAAcgaaaattaattgtaaacgaTGCGGTTTGTGAGTGTGTGGATACGAAGGGTGGGGAATGAGAAAAAGGTCGCACGtgtgtgtttactgtttacgCGCACACAATGTGTACTGTATgacgttataaatttataatatattctaatattattgttattaatatatttatatgcgctCTGTCGTCGCgtttaacattatattgtactgTTCCATCGAACACCTGCAGGGGTTCGCAACGGCAGACGTGActccataataatatagcaaactACCAAGGGCGTGGTGGTGGCGGCGAGTGTCGATGCGCGTTTGCCGACCACTGGAAACAATGGTGGTATGGGCAGTATTCTTTTATCATCTACGACCACTGCAGCTGCCGCTCACCGGTGCTCGGAACGACTCGAACGTGAGTGTACAACTGCCTGCTAAGCGGTAAGCGGCGAACGGTGTGCTGGAAAAATCGTCATTACGGCTTTCTGGTGGTGCCGACTGCCGACCGCGGGCCGCAGCTGCTGCTGGTGCCGCCGTACAGCCCCGGCGTGGCCGCGTCGGATAGAGTGAGCGACCGTGCCTCCGAGTGGGTGCGTGTGGGTGTGCGACGGAGAGAGAGCAACGTGTGCGCGCGCGTGCAGCGTGTGCATTATACGTCGCGACGTTACCGGTGGGTGGGGAGTAGGCGGGGAatagagtataaaaaaaaaaagagagaaaaaagaagaaaaaacacACTCAACCCACCTCTCCCCGTTCATTGATTAAGATTGACATTCCGATTCCGTTGAACGTCAAAATACTTGTGCGAACCatcaccgtcgtcgtcgtcgtcgaatttgtttgtttgtttgttcgTTCGTACGTTTGTCGTGTCCGGTACACCCGCGCTCCTTTGTTTTAGTCGTTTGTCGTCGCATGCACCCGCGTATTGGAACGACACCACCCCGTACGCGCGCACAGTGCAGTGCACACACGGTGCGGCCAAACATCAGTCGCGTCCATGATAATAACAACGCGATCCGCGCGCATCAACATTGCCGCTGCCTCATCACCATTTCCGTCGTTTCCCGTCGTACCGTAGGGAAACCGTTCTCGGTCATATACGCCCGCTGTCGACCAGCACAGAACCATCACCACTGAACTGCCGCCACTGATTACCATCGACACAGCCGCCGTACTCTGCCGCCATGGGACCGAAAATCATTTGCCTGGCGGTCGTCTGCGTTTTTCTCGTGCACAATGTAAGTACAAGTTCCTATTGCCGGCGTGTCCGTGGATAGTTCCAGTGGTAGCAGTCGTGGACCGACCTGGTAGGTTTTCATATCAGTCGGTTGTCGTTCTCGTTGCCACTCTTCGAAGAGTACTGTCAGTTTAATGTACAGTCCATAATTATGCCTACCAAACTGGGGTTTGTTGTTGGATTGCGTTGTCTGCAGGTGTACAATAATACCTTCCTGGTGAATGTTATTGCATCAATCTTGTTGTTCTTGTTACTCATAGGACATTGTTGctttcttaaaaaataagtagttaTTAGTATAGGTAGTCATAGTATAGGTATGTACAGTTTAGTTATGTTTGGCGATTTACTGTTGCCGAAGGTCAACGATTGAGCGTTAATCGAATAAGTAATAATTGATGTCTGGTTCATTTTAAGTGCCCACGTATATGTCTACAGTAGTCCTATCCAAtactattacataaatattttcaattaatattaatatgcatacTATGCTtctcattattttcattatacaatAACCATCTGTTTGACCTTTTATCctcataaaaagttatattcttCCTATttgtagaatacatttttatgtacctaatcatcaataatttcaattatatacctacgtataatttgttattggcaaaaatatgttaattaatcaAAGGTACCACTATCAAAAAGAAATAACTAGGTTCTATCTTTGATCTATCAATTTAGTTACGTATTTAAACATGTTACTaatgacatttattaatttattaaataacatttgttGTTGATAGTTGAAGCATAAGTCATTATAGTTGCAGAACATATTCTTtacatttaatagttaaatcTCTTGTTTTCAAACTTTTGCGTTCATATGTAGAATGTACATTTATCTAAAGTAGGTAATCTGGTAATATTACCTACACATTTTTCTGAAACTTGATAAAGTAATTAAACGTACTTATGTCTGGTATTGTAAACTGTTATAGTTAAGTAGGTAAGCAGTCACAAAGAGAATAATTGTGTGTATTAATGGCTTAActggttaaattatttaatgtaatacgtATTCTGGTATTTGTGAAATAAAAGTTGTTTTGAATTCTTGATAAATACCTACCAACTttgtaacttattttatattttttgttatcaatatttgttattcatattattattcatttaaaataattggatcTTAAATTCCATAATTTTTCCGATAATAGACAGAtactgtacctattataattgttggaaataactttaattaatcAATGTACAATTATATGATTAGTTTAGTTAAAgctttaaaacaaattatacttatttaaaatattaaactacaaattcattatatttactttatttttagcaAGAGTACTTtcctattatgaatattttactgtgtttatgtacctacatattatactgtatcaaagttcttaaaaatttacatttattagttctattattttttaattatcattttaataagcCAACctctttgataatataatttgtgatttttaaataaatctcaattgtttaatATGACTTtttatttgtgaaatatttacataattaacagttcaatttttgtttcttttttaaaaatatttttattaagctgAAAGTTGTATTATAGATACAATACtctattttatattccaaactttaagaaaaattattttgaaacttaACCATTACCTTACTGGTGTTAAATTCTCGATTgttgcaatatttaaataaatgtgttaataataacaagtagATTTGTTatactttttgatttttttgaatttctataaatgtaatacagtGGTGGGTATTTTTCTTGataacattttactttttacttttaacccGCTCATGCCCTTAAGGTACATAACAATGCATTATGACTTATGATACCAAAACGTCTAGGGGGCATGGCCACTATGTCCTCCATCCCCATCCCCTTAGGCCAACACTAATTTAATATGTGCTTAGTTAaagtatatgtaattttaataattactgtaattgtattaaatagacTGTTAGTTTATTGcttattgttatattactaaaagtaaattaaaaaaatacataaataaaataaaaaaaattctatagattatttataggtacttagaattcaaataaatgtacttaataaaatataaaatgtatcaagtAGAAATCACTTGTAATGTGATAAGTAAATAATGTTAGTTTTGGATGCATAAATTCTCCTATATAGGGTGTCCTGTGAAGATTTACctattgcgatatctcctgataTAATGAAGAAATCATAATTCTGGGCTTTTAataagaactacaaatatttcgttttaatttatgtatccaatttaaatttattttttatttatttattaatgttttggtaaaaaagtttaaaaaaatattttttattttattatttaaaataatttttcagtcATTTTTTGGAGTtctttttctgaaaataatgacgttttaacataataatttcattaatctcctgatttttaatatttttttctagtttcgagaaaaaGCGTTTGCCGGCCGTTCGTGCACGCAAGCTacatgtttgatacaatgaCACCACTATCATACTAAATAACTCgcagtttttttttcgtaactagaaaaatattaaaaatcgggataaattaaattaaattgttgaaacatcaatattttcagaagaatgaactctacaaaatggctatcttaaatttttttgaaaataaataaaaaaatatattttttaacttttttaacaaaacataaaaataaattaaaacatactatatttatagtTCTTCAGATCCTCACGAAATACCCTGTACctacatatatctatatcttttataattaactCAAATGGCTATTAgctaataaaaactgaaaagctcttatgttattatgaatagtagaaaataaatgtgatataaaataatataatatattatagttcatgAATTCATGATGTATTAAACCAAcagttctcaacctttttatatCCGTAAACCACCTAAACAGTATCAACATTTTCACGTACCACTACCATAGACAAATAACCTTTTCTTCTTATCTTAATttatccaaataatatttaatgttttcattGATTGACATGTTTCAATGAttcattctaatttttattataaatggagATTTTCTTTGTGTATCACTTATGTGCTTTTCGCATATATTACTATGTAATAAGAAAAACTTAACAACCATACCTTAAAGTTTTATttgtcaaattatataaaatatcattaaaaaaaaatcgttaaggTAACAATCttgataaattttgattttgctatacttttatacatttatataacccTGGTGATATGCAACAGTAGTATCAAACAATAAAAGTTGCTTGGTAGGGAAATAAATTGTGAGTAATTGATTTTGACTGGTGGCGGGGTCATAATGCATAACCCATTtaccatatttattttcaaaatgatttataatcattattaattaagaaagtaacaaaaatatattattattttttaggtgcTTGcagaatctaataaaaatatttcatctacTCTTAAACCTTCAAAACCATTGAAGGAGGAATTATTTATCGATGATGAATCTGATGATGGTGATACCGATAAATTAGATCCTGATGATATGATGCTAGGTGAAGAAGGTAGTGGTATGGGTCCACCATCAAAGGGAACAGGGGCCGAAGATATGGAATCTAGTGGGTCTGGCTATGGACCTGATGATGAAGACGCTCAAGTTGGTGGTAAGAGCAAAGGTAAAGCAGGAGTTGATTCTGAAGAAGATGATGAAGATATGGATGATGGTGATGATGAAGATGATGATGATAACGAAGATTTTGATACAGAAAATCCACATAAGATGTTTACTCCTGTATCTACTATATCAACTACGACTACCACAGTTAAGAGCCACGATGAAGAATCTATTTTCCCTGAACAGGTACATTTGTATaacttaatgttttatttatcttcAGTCTTCGTAATCATGTACTTTCATTGTTCCTATAAAATCTGTCCATAGACATCTTGGGACTTCTATCTGTTACATTTGTACCATTTAAGTAACATATAAGaagtatatatatgttttataaaaattggtttCAATTTTCTAAATTTGCCGAAATTGTGTTGTTTTGATGGtagaaacatttttcatttttctgtactaatgttattttttctacttttcactaaataatattttattaattatatttaaaaaaatactgtttatgtatttattaaaatatatacaccatatacaaattatttaggtTGATTcttatctttataaattaatggatcaattataggttattaaataatatgaaggtGCTctgttaaatatatacaaattaatatatctaatagatgctagttcaaattatattttaattaattataaattaaaaaatattttaatacccaaaataatcgataaatgataaaaattgaaatttatatttttatatggtttgaacctatttttaaatgatacctTTTCTGCCCTTctgcttttaattttttataaaccattCTAGGAACTATTTTAAACTTATGATAAGTCAATTTCCTTGTTTATCTACTAATATGATCTATAATATGATTACATCTCTTTTCCATAGCTTTTCATGATTTTCTTTAGTTGTTCCttagtaataacataaaaataattgtattaaagtatGTTTAAATTGGAATATGCACTAACtagcaattaataaataaagactGAGTATCCTTCAATTTATtccagtaatttaatttataaatgcataaatgtattatagtttgttatagttactataatactatgtaattcatattgtattaatctaaaaaaagatactattaaaatgataaaattatccattttatttatgttcattACGAGGTACAGTAGTATTAAGATAATGTTATACTcacatttataagtttattaatatatttatttagttagtaGACTATTGTTTGATTAGGATATAGAGTGAAAA
This genomic window contains:
- the LOC132919885 gene encoding syndecan, which gives rise to MGPKIICLAVVCVFLVHNVLAESNKNISSTLKPSKPLKEELFIDDESDDGDTDKLDPDDMMLGEEGSGMGPPSKGTGAEDMESSGSGYGPDDEDAQVGGKSKGKAGVDSEEDDEDMDDGDDEDDDDNEDFDTENPHKMFTPVSTISTTTTTVKSHDEESIFPEQPKQNINDVNLAPSVPSMPVVPQTTSTSTLPPPPSNAIDEHSSSNGVYISPNSHPERTSSFFAQPGILAAVIGGAVVGLLCAILVVMFIVYRMRKKDEGSYPLEETKRSPATNPYLKSSHREFYA